The genomic interval GCCAAGCCGGGCCGCGACTACTACACGCGGCTGGTCGAACAGATTCCCAAAGATTGTGTTATTCTGACCCTGGCCTGCGGCAAATTCCGCTTTTTCGACAAGGAGTTGGGTGATATCGGCGGCATTCCCCGCCTGCTGGACATCGGTCAGTGCAATGATGCCTACTCGGCCATCAAGATCGCGGCGGCCCTGGCCGATGCCTTTGGGTGCGGCGTCAACGACCTGCCGCTTTCCATGATCCTCTCGTGGTACGAGCAGAAGGCGTGTGTCATCTTGCTGAGCCTGCTCCACCTGGGTATCAAGAACATCCGCCTGGGTCCGAGTCTGCCGGCTTTTATCAGTCCCAACGTGCTCGACGTGCTGGTAAAGAATTTCAACATCATGCCGATCAGCACGCCGGAACAGGATTTGAAGGCGATTTTGGGATAGGGTGCCAGATGCTTTCCCGGGGCGGTTCGTCCGCTCCGGGAAGGCAACCGTTTAGCCTTCTGGTGGTCGATCCCTGATTAGGCGGGTTGCGCCCATGCATCGAGAGGGACCGACCATCAGACGACTGAACCTGACCGTTCGAGATCAAGGAGGTGCGACAATGAAATGTCCTGGACAAGATACCCAATTCTGGGATGCCAAATCCATATTCGAAGCCCCTTGTCCGCAGTGCGGCCGTCCGGTGGAGTTCTTCAAGGACGACACCAGCCGTAGATGCGGCCACTGTGGTCATCGCTTTGTCAACCCCAAGATGGACTTCGGTTGTGCCGCCTACTGCAAATTCGCCGAACAGTGTCTCGGCCAGCTGCCCCCCGAACTGGTGGCCCAGAAAGAAGAGCTTTTCAAAGACCGGGTGGCCATTGCGGTCAAGCGCCACTTGAAGACCGATTTCAAACGAATCGGTCGGGCGGCCCGCCGGTCGCGTCATGCCGAACAGATCTGTCGGGAGGAGCAGGCCAACCCGGCCGCCGTGCTGATCGCCGCCTATCTGTGGGACATCGGGGCCGCATCGCCGGAGGCCGGCGCAGAGGGCGGCCCGGCGCACGCCTTGCTCGCCGATTTGAAGGCTCCGGCGCCGTTGATCGAAAAAGTGATGGGAATTCTCGGTGATCCCAGCAGTGCCAGCGGGGATGGACACAAAGACCGTCTGGTGGCCGGAGATGCCGCCGCGATCGTCAACCTTGAGGACGCGCTGAAGCAGGATCCGGCCCTGAGCGACGGCATGGCGGAACAGATCGAGCGCCAATTGAAGACCGATACGGGTAGAGCCTACGCCCGGAAGATGTTGTTGGGTGCCGAATAAACGACCTAATGTGAGGTATGTTATGAAGATAAAGCGTAAAATCATTCAAATAGACGAAGAGAAGTGCGACGGCTGCGGCAATTGCGTGATCGGCTGTGCCGAGGGGGCCCTGGCCATCGTGGACGGCAAAGCCAAAGTCATTTCAGATAACCTTTGCGACGGTTTGGGCGCCTGTATCGGCGAATGCCCCCAAGGGGCGCTGACAATCATCGAACGGGAAGCCGAAGCGTTCGATGAGGAGGCCGTCGAGGCACGCCTGTCGACCCGCCAGCAAGACGTTCCGAAAGAAAAACCCATGGCCTGCGGCTGTCCTTCGGCCCAGATCCAAAGTTTCAGCCCGTGCGCCAAAGCCAATCGGCCCGTGCGCCAGACCGCGGAAAATGAGTCGACCTTATCCCATTGGCCGGTGCAGATCCGCCTGGTGCCGCCCGACGCTCCATTCCTGAAAGGCGCGGACCTGCTGGTCGCAGCCGATTGCGTTCCAGTGGCATTTCCGTCGTTTCACCAGGATTTCCTGCAAGGCAAAACAGTGATGCTGGGATGCCCCAAGTTCGACGACGTCCAGCTCTATGTGGAAAAGTTCGCCGCCATCTTCAAGACAGCCGGCATCAAACGTATCACCATCGTGATCATGGAGGTGCCATGTTGCGCCGGGATGCCCAGAATCGTTCAAAAAGCGATGGAGAAGGCCGGCGTACAGATTCCTGTCGAGCAGGTGGTGGTCAGCACCCGTGGCCGCATCCTCGAAACACGTAAGGTGGCCTGACGGCCTTGCCCGGCTCTTTTTTCTTGATTCGAGATCAGGCA from Desulfatitalea tepidiphila carries:
- a CDS encoding ATP-binding protein, translated to MKIKRKIIQIDEEKCDGCGNCVIGCAEGALAIVDGKAKVISDNLCDGLGACIGECPQGALTIIEREAEAFDEEAVEARLSTRQQDVPKEKPMACGCPSAQIQSFSPCAKANRPVRQTAENESTLSHWPVQIRLVPPDAPFLKGADLLVAADCVPVAFPSFHQDFLQGKTVMLGCPKFDDVQLYVEKFAAIFKTAGIKRITIVIMEVPCCAGMPRIVQKAMEKAGVQIPVEQVVVSTRGRILETRKVA